In Flavobacterium sp. CBA20B-1, one DNA window encodes the following:
- a CDS encoding sigma-70 family RNA polymerase sigma factor — protein MRQLKITKQVTNRETASLDKYLQEIGKVDLITADEEVELAQRIKAGDQRALEKLTKANLRFVVSVAKQYQNQGLTLPDLINEGNLGLIKAAQRFDETRGFKFISYAVWWIRQSILSALAEQSRIVRLPLNKIGSINKINKMYALLEQSNERPPSAEEIAKELDMTVNDVKESMKNSGRHLSMDAPLVEGEDSNLYDVLRSGESPNPDRELIHESLRTEIERALETLTPREADVVRLYFGLGDQHPMTLEEIGETFDLTRERVRQIKEKAIRRLKHTSRSKILKTYLG, from the coding sequence ATGAGACAACTTAAAATTACCAAACAGGTAACCAATCGTGAAACAGCATCGCTAGACAAATATTTACAAGAAATTGGTAAAGTAGATTTAATTACTGCCGACGAAGAAGTAGAGTTAGCACAACGTATCAAGGCGGGCGATCAGCGTGCTTTAGAGAAATTAACAAAAGCTAATTTACGTTTCGTGGTATCGGTAGCAAAACAATACCAAAACCAAGGTTTAACATTGCCCGATTTAATTAACGAAGGAAACCTAGGGTTGATTAAAGCCGCACAACGTTTTGATGAAACACGTGGGTTTAAATTTATTTCATACGCTGTTTGGTGGATCCGTCAATCCATCTTATCAGCTTTAGCAGAACAATCTCGTATCGTACGTTTACCTTTAAATAAAATTGGATCTATCAACAAAATCAATAAAATGTATGCGTTGTTAGAACAATCAAACGAGCGTCCGCCATCGGCAGAAGAAATCGCTAAAGAATTAGACATGACGGTAAACGATGTGAAAGAGTCAATGAAAAACTCTGGCCGTCACTTATCAATGGATGCGCCTTTGGTTGAAGGTGAAGATTCTAACTTGTACGATGTTTTGCGTTCGGGCGAATCACCAAATCCAGACCGTGAATTGATTCATGAATCGTTAAGAACAGAAATCGAGCGTGCTTTAGAAACATTAACGCCACGCGAAGCTGATGTGGTTCGTTTGTACTTTGGCTTGGGCGACCAGCACCCAATGACGTTAGAAGAAATTGGTGAAACTTTTGATTTAACGCGCGAACGTGTTCGTCAGATCAAAGAAAAAGCAATCCGCAGATTGAAACACACCTCTCGCAGTAAAATCTTAAAAACTTATTTAGGATAA
- a CDS encoding T9SS type A sorting domain-containing protein — translation MKKFILTLLILVPFAIKAQVTLIPDPVFEQLLINLNIDSDGMVNGQILTTDAQNVTQLNLFQGAGSFRIQNMTGIEAFTNLELLEGSFHEFNTINTSTLTKLDTLILSSNSIQTINLSNNLNLKFLRIGNDDLEFLQHNHMWYIDLSDNTKLEYLNVINLYSLRKINLKNHNSNKLEIYLGWSYSPFVTPKKHTVCIEVDDPVAATNKTFPYNNWQVFSDSYVNHYFDANCALSVEKFVNQNFKIYPNPATDYVAVEQKTTEGVHLQAVQILDSSGKLVHSVKENFDHINVSNLNNGVYLFVIQTDKGNKTEKIVIK, via the coding sequence ATGAAAAAGTTTATTTTAACCTTACTAATACTTGTGCCTTTTGCAATAAAGGCGCAAGTTACATTGATACCCGATCCGGTTTTTGAACAACTCCTTATCAACTTGAATATTGATAGTGATGGTATGGTAAATGGGCAAATTTTAACCACAGATGCACAAAATGTTACCCAATTAAATCTATTTCAAGGAGCAGGAAGTTTTCGGATACAAAATATGACTGGAATTGAAGCTTTTACAAATTTAGAGTTATTAGAAGGTAGTTTTCATGAATTTAACACTATAAACACGTCAACATTAACGAAATTAGATACGTTAATTCTGTCCAGTAATTCTATACAAACCATTAATTTATCAAACAATTTAAATTTAAAATTCTTGCGAATTGGAAATGATGACTTAGAATTTTTGCAGCACAATCATATGTGGTACATAGATTTAAGCGATAATACAAAACTAGAATATTTAAATGTTATTAATTTATATAGTTTAAGAAAAATCAATTTGAAAAATCATAATAGTAATAAGCTTGAAATTTATTTAGGTTGGTCATACAGTCCATTTGTTACTCCAAAAAAACACACCGTATGTATAGAGGTCGATGACCCTGTTGCAGCAACAAACAAAACATTTCCATACAACAATTGGCAAGTATTTAGTGATAGTTATGTTAATCATTATTTTGATGCCAATTGCGCATTAAGTGTGGAGAAATTTGTAAACCAAAATTTTAAAATTTACCCCAATCCAGCAACTGATTATGTGGCAGTGGAACAGAAAACAACCGAAGGTGTCCATCTGCAAGCTGTTCAAATTTTAGATAGTTCCGGCAAATTGGTTCATTCTGTAAAAGAAAATTTTGACCACATCAATGTATCAAACCTTAATAACGGCGTGTATCTTTTTGTGATACAAACTGATAAAGGCAACAAAACAGAGAAGATTGTTATTAAATAA
- a CDS encoding T9SS type A sorting domain-containing protein, whose product MKKFILTLLILVPFAIKAQVTLIPDPVFESKLLQLGIDSDGVVNGQILTVDAQTPTQIYLGGGSIIQNLTGLEAFINLEYIEGYGNAVGNTMNLTTLTKLKTLIFSNNWLSSLDLSSNKDLETLIVGNGDYEIFQYNHLTTLDLSNNNKLKLLSVYSLLSLWKINLKNHNAPNLKIILGDENNDPYNVCIEVDDPVAATNGTAPYDTWNITNTQNGSHYFNQNCALSVEKFVNQNFKIYPNPATDYVAVEQTTTEGVHLQAVQILDSSGKLVRSVNENFDQINVSNLNKGLYLFVIQTDKGNKTEKIIVQ is encoded by the coding sequence ATGAAAAAGTTTATTTTAACCTTACTAATACTTGTGCCTTTTGCAATAAAGGCGCAAGTTACATTGATACCCGATCCGGTTTTTGAATCTAAATTGCTACAATTAGGAATTGATAGTGATGGTGTGGTTAATGGACAGATTTTAACTGTAGATGCCCAAACACCTACCCAAATTTACTTGGGTGGTGGTTCAATAATTCAAAATCTAACGGGGCTTGAAGCATTTATTAATTTAGAATATATTGAAGGTTATGGAAATGCAGTAGGTAATACTATGAATTTAACTACACTTACCAAATTAAAAACCCTTATTTTCTCCAATAATTGGCTATCCTCTTTAGACCTATCTAGTAATAAAGATTTAGAAACGCTAATTGTTGGAAATGGAGATTATGAAATATTTCAATATAACCATTTGACTACTTTAGATTTAAGTAATAACAATAAGTTAAAACTTTTAAGTGTTTATAGTTTATTGTCATTATGGAAAATAAATTTAAAAAACCATAACGCACCCAATCTTAAAATTATATTAGGAGATGAAAATAATGACCCTTATAATGTTTGTATCGAAGTAGATGACCCTGTAGCTGCTACAAACGGCACAGCTCCTTATGATACATGGAATATAACAAATACCCAAAACGGCAGTCATTATTTTAATCAAAACTGCGCTTTAAGTGTGGAGAAATTTGTAAACCAAAATTTTAAAATTTACCCCAATCCAGCAACTGATTATGTGGCAGTGGAACAAACAACAACCGAGGGTGTCCATCTGCAAGCTGTTCAAATTTTAGATAGTTCCGGCAAATTGGTGCGTTCTGTAAATGAAAATTTTGACCAAATCAATGTATCAAACCTTAATAAGGGACTATATCTTTTTGTGATACAAACTGATAAAGGCAACAAAACAGAAAAAATAATTGTTCAATAA
- a CDS encoding T9SS type A sorting domain-containing protein, with amino-acid sequence MKKFILTLLILVPFAIKAQVTLIPDPVFEQLLINLNIDSDGMVNGQILTTDAQNVTQLNLFQGGTGFRIQNMTGIEAFTNLELLEGSFHEFNTINTSTLTKLDTLILPSNSIQTINLSNNLNLKFLRIGNDDLEFLQHNHMWYIDLSDNTKLEYLNVINLYSLRKINLKNHNSNKLEIYLGWSYSPFVTPKKHTVCIEVDDPVAATNKTFPYNNWQVFSDSYVNHYFDANCALSVEKFVNQNFKIYPNPATDYVAVEQKTTDGVTLQAVQILDSSGKLVHSVNENFDHINVSNLNNGVYLFVIQTNKGNKTEKIVIK; translated from the coding sequence ATGAAAAAGTTTATTTTAACCTTACTAATACTTGTGCCTTTTGCAATAAAGGCGCAAGTTACATTGATACCCGATCCGGTTTTTGAACAACTCCTTATCAACTTGAATATTGATAGTGATGGTATGGTAAATGGGCAAATTTTAACCACAGATGCACAAAACGTTACCCAATTAAATTTATTTCAAGGAGGAACTGGTTTTAGAATACAAAATATGACGGGAATTGAAGCTTTTACAAATTTAGAGTTATTAGAAGGTAGTTTTCATGAATTTAACACTATAAACACGTCAACATTAACGAAATTAGATACGTTAATTCTGCCCAGTAATTCTATACAAACCATTAATTTGTCAAATAATTTAAATTTAAAATTCTTGCGAATTGGAAATGATGACTTAGAATTTTTGCAGCACAATCATATGTGGTACATAGATTTAAGCGATAATACAAAACTAGAATATTTAAATGTTATTAATTTATATAGTTTAAGAAAAATCAATTTGAAAAATCATAATAGTAATAAGCTTGAAATTTATTTAGGTTGGTCATACAGTCCATTTGTTACTCCAAAAAAACACACCGTATGTATAGAGGTCGATGACCCTGTTGCAGCAACAAACAAAACATTTCCATACAACAATTGGCAAGTATTTAGTGATAGTTATGTTAATCATTATTTTGATGCCAATTGCGCTTTAAGTGTGGAGAAATTTGTAAACCAAAATTTTAAAATTTACCCCAATCCAGCAACTGATTATGTGGCAGTGGAACAAAAAACAACTGATGGTGTAACCTTACAAGCTGTTCAAATTTTAGATAGTTCGGGCAAATTGGTTCATTCTGTAAATGAAAATTTTGACCACATCAATGTATCAAACCTTAATAACGGCGTGTATCTTTTTGTGATACAAACTAATAAAGGCAACAAAACAGAGAAGATTGTTATTAAATAA